From Neorickettsia helminthoeca str. Oregon, one genomic window encodes:
- the gpmI gene encoding 2,3-bisphosphoglycerate-independent phosphoglycerate mutase has translation MPLVLCILDGWGVSLENQHNAIYQARTPNYDALLKKYPHSLLAASGLDVGLPNNQMGNSEIGHLTIGSGRIIYHDLVHINKKLEDIEQDKSLNSFAAGLSGKACHVVGLLSDGGVHSHIDHIDKIADYLESKGIKVHIHAFLDGRDTPPKSALRYIKNEKNIATLSGRYYGMDRDKNWDRTQEAYQAITDPEKIKNVFKTPTEAITHYYAQNITDEFVPASVIDGYTGARDGDALFIANFRPDRARQITSELLGKTNFCGRKIKFSKIMTMSQYFEEPLPTFVPRMEISNTLSEIISHMGMHQLKIAESEKYAHVSYFFNGGRETSFPNEERILVDSLRVKTYDTAPQMGALEITGKLVEAIKSRKFDFIVVNYANADMVGHTGNMPATIAAVETLDDCLGELYKCTSTEGYEMIVTADHGNAESMYNQRTKLANTAHTTNLVPFIVLSDRVKQVKNGRLSNIAGTVLTLLGIKKPTELEEGLVSLIR, from the coding sequence GTGCCTTTAGTTCTATGCATTCTTGACGGTTGGGGTGTTTCGCTAGAAAACCAACATAACGCTATCTATCAGGCACGTACTCCAAACTACGATGCCTTGCTCAAGAAGTATCCACATTCTTTGCTCGCGGCTAGTGGACTTGATGTGGGTCTTCCCAATAATCAAATGGGGAATTCAGAAATTGGGCACCTGACGATCGGTAGCGGCAGAATCATATACCATGATCTTGTACACATCAACAAAAAGCTGGAGGACATAGAGCAGGATAAGAGCCTCAATTCATTTGCAGCCGGCCTCTCAGGAAAGGCTTGTCACGTTGTGGGATTACTTTCCGACGGCGGAGTGCACTCGCACATTGATCATATCGATAAAATTGCTGATTACCTGGAATCAAAAGGTATAAAAGTACATATCCATGCATTCCTGGATGGGCGCGATACACCACCAAAGTCAGCACTGAGGTATATCAAGAACGAAAAAAACATTGCAACTCTCTCAGGACGCTACTATGGGATGGATAGAGATAAAAACTGGGATCGCACACAAGAAGCGTACCAAGCAATTACGGATCCAGAAAAAATTAAGAATGTATTCAAAACACCAACAGAAGCAATCACACATTACTATGCACAAAACATCACTGATGAATTCGTACCAGCCTCGGTAATAGATGGTTATACAGGAGCTCGAGATGGAGATGCTTTATTCATTGCAAACTTTCGACCAGATCGAGCAAGACAGATTACTTCAGAGTTATTGGGGAAAACCAATTTCTGTGGACGAAAAATAAAGTTCTCGAAAATAATGACTATGAGTCAGTACTTTGAAGAACCTCTTCCAACGTTCGTACCACGGATGGAAATCAGCAACACACTATCAGAGATCATCTCACACATGGGGATGCACCAGCTAAAGATAGCGGAAAGTGAGAAGTATGCGCACGTAAGTTATTTCTTCAACGGAGGAAGGGAAACATCGTTTCCGAATGAGGAGCGTATTTTAGTGGACTCTCTACGTGTGAAGACGTACGATACTGCACCACAAATGGGAGCTTTAGAAATCACAGGAAAACTTGTAGAAGCTATAAAATCAAGGAAGTTCGACTTCATTGTTGTAAATTATGCTAATGCTGATATGGTAGGACATACAGGAAATATGCCTGCAACGATTGCCGCAGTCGAGACGCTAGATGATTGTCTAGGCGAACTTTATAAATGCACTTCCACAGAAGGATATGAGATGATAGTAACAGCAGACCATGGTAACGCGGAATCCATGTATAATCAGCGCACCAAACTTGCGAATACAGCACACACCACGAACCTAGTCCCGTTTATTGTACTATCGGACAGAGTGAAACAAGTAAAAAACGGACGTCTTTCAAACATAGCAGGAACCGTGTTGACGCTTCTCGGGATAAAGAAACCAACCGAACTCGAAGAAGGTTTAGTGTCCCTCATTAGATAG
- a CDS encoding alpha/beta hydrolase — translation MLQSAIGWGFWLGYSPVLLIGKGGLWRPSCCEMFSGSSFDYLSIFIVFCRMAQEGSEILFAGSFGKLHGYYYDVPGAKSVALVLPPHPKHGGTMRNKVVKTIYSCFTKRGLATLRMNYRGVGYSSGQVSVRDEDLIKDANAAIEWLQSCYPLVSSFWVAGFSYGAWLSLNLVMRRPEISGFVAVASPLKIHDFSFLSPCTVSGLMIQGDQDQLCDIPELLRLTSPISQRLGKFRVEFIENADFRMSGESNLRLLEQKIDDYLAFASTPPSRVYDFSDEVDETQVHSDVYAEEQLLVDEQI, via the coding sequence ATGTTACAATCTGCTATTGGCTGGGGGTTCTGGTTGGGTTACTCGCCCGTTTTGCTCATTGGAAAGGGAGGCTTGTGGCGTCCGAGTTGTTGTGAGATGTTTTCGGGTTCCTCTTTCGATTATTTATCTATTTTCATAGTTTTTTGTAGAATGGCACAAGAAGGTTCAGAGATATTGTTTGCTGGCTCCTTTGGTAAGCTGCACGGGTATTACTATGATGTTCCTGGTGCCAAGTCTGTGGCCCTTGTTCTACCTCCTCATCCCAAGCACGGCGGTACGATGAGGAACAAGGTAGTGAAAACTATCTACTCCTGTTTTACGAAGAGAGGTCTCGCGACCCTGCGTATGAATTATCGTGGCGTTGGATATTCTTCCGGGCAAGTTAGTGTGCGTGATGAGGACCTGATTAAGGATGCGAACGCAGCTATTGAGTGGTTACAGTCTTGTTACCCGCTTGTTAGTTCTTTCTGGGTTGCTGGGTTTTCCTACGGTGCATGGCTATCTCTTAATCTTGTCATGAGACGTCCAGAGATTTCAGGATTTGTAGCTGTTGCATCTCCATTGAAGATTCATGACTTCTCTTTTCTGTCTCCTTGTACCGTCTCTGGATTGATGATTCAGGGAGATCAGGATCAGCTATGTGATATTCCGGAGCTGTTAAGACTCACCTCACCAATCTCTCAGAGATTGGGTAAGTTTAGGGTGGAGTTTATTGAGAATGCTGACTTTAGAATGAGTGGTGAGTCTAATTTGCGACTCCTTGAGCAAAAGATTGATGATTATCTCGCTTTCGCTTCGACTCCGCCTAGTAGGGTGTATGACTTCTCAGATGAAGTGGATGAGACTCAGGTACACTCTGATGTTTATGCTGAGGAGCAGCTATTGGTAGATGAGCAAATTTGA
- the metG gene encoding methionine--tRNA ligase: protein MFTDFRCVRVAHKESLSYTFHDMRYYVTTPVYYVNDVPHIGHAYSSLIADIIARSLRMAGHEVLFTTGTDEHGQKVQNTARKLNISEKNFVDRISLRFRELCEVMQYQFSDFIRTTEARHKEAVKNVWNKLWQNELIYLGEYSGWYSERDECFYAETELQDDKAPTGAPVTWVKEASYFFRLSQLSEKLRKFYKENESFIRPRNRFNEALSFLEMGINDLSISRTKVEWGIAVPNDPSHTIYVWLDALTNYITSLGYPDISPDSKYSEFWENGHVIHIVGKDILRFHGIYWPAFLMGVGLKVPDIILAHGWWTNNGQKISKSLGNTIDPFELVSEFGVDSVRYFLIREVTIGNDGSFSKALLKDRINSELANNIGNLLQRTLTLVVKQCGSRVPEVPKLSNRLLELSYSLASDYKANMLKLSLNDSLEKIIHLATQANEYISQSEPWKLKNEPEKLHEILYTMLEALRIIGIALQPFIPGSAKAMLDSLAVPEEERAMENMTAASAIKFGTLIEKPSPVFKKHE, encoded by the coding sequence ATCTTCACAGATTTCAGATGTGTTAGAGTAGCTCATAAGGAATCTCTATCTTACACCTTCCACGACATGCGTTACTACGTTACCACTCCTGTATACTATGTAAACGATGTCCCGCACATAGGACATGCGTATAGTAGTCTTATAGCGGACATCATAGCACGATCACTCAGAATGGCGGGCCATGAAGTGCTATTCACTACGGGGACTGATGAGCACGGACAAAAGGTCCAGAATACTGCTAGGAAGCTAAATATTAGTGAGAAGAATTTCGTAGATCGGATTAGTCTACGTTTCAGAGAGTTATGCGAGGTGATGCAGTACCAATTCTCGGACTTCATACGTACTACCGAGGCAAGACACAAAGAAGCAGTAAAAAATGTCTGGAATAAATTATGGCAGAATGAACTCATATATCTTGGAGAATATTCGGGTTGGTATTCCGAGCGAGACGAATGCTTTTATGCAGAGACTGAATTACAGGATGACAAGGCACCCACCGGTGCCCCAGTGACTTGGGTAAAGGAAGCAAGTTATTTCTTTAGGCTGTCACAGCTTTCGGAGAAACTAAGAAAATTCTATAAAGAGAATGAATCATTCATCCGACCAAGAAATAGATTCAATGAAGCCCTTTCGTTTCTGGAGATGGGGATAAATGACCTCTCTATTTCCAGAACCAAAGTAGAATGGGGAATAGCTGTCCCGAATGATCCATCACACACCATATACGTCTGGCTCGATGCACTGACAAACTACATTACATCCCTTGGATATCCTGATATCAGTCCTGACTCTAAATATTCAGAATTCTGGGAAAATGGTCACGTCATACACATAGTAGGAAAGGATATACTACGTTTTCATGGTATATATTGGCCAGCATTCCTTATGGGTGTGGGACTCAAAGTCCCTGATATCATACTCGCGCATGGTTGGTGGACCAACAATGGACAGAAAATCTCCAAATCTCTGGGTAACACGATAGATCCATTCGAACTGGTCTCAGAGTTTGGTGTAGATTCAGTAAGGTATTTCCTAATCAGGGAAGTGACAATCGGTAACGACGGAAGCTTCAGTAAGGCTCTACTGAAAGATCGTATCAACAGTGAGCTGGCTAACAACATCGGGAACCTACTCCAAAGAACTCTCACTTTGGTAGTCAAACAATGTGGCTCACGAGTGCCAGAGGTACCTAAACTGTCAAATAGACTATTGGAGTTATCATATTCATTAGCCTCAGACTATAAGGCTAATATGTTAAAACTCAGCCTGAACGACTCTCTTGAAAAGATCATCCATCTTGCCACTCAAGCGAACGAGTATATCTCCCAAAGCGAGCCCTGGAAACTGAAGAATGAGCCAGAAAAACTACATGAGATACTCTACACCATGTTGGAGGCACTGAGAATCATCGGAATCGCATTACAACCTTTCATTCCCGGGTCTGCAAAGGCTATGCTGGACTCACTTGCAGTTCCAGAAGAGGAAAGAGCCATGGAAAATATGACAGCAGCATCTGCGATAAAGTTCGGAACACTGATAGAGAAACCGTCCCCGGTGTTCAAAAAACACGAATAA
- the trxA gene encoding thioredoxin: MKELEDFSKQVSDAHGLVLLDFWAEWCGPCKQMIPVLQAFSEVSPHVSVYKVNIDGPKQALAIENGVRAVPTLILFKDGKMLDRKVGMLSLSQIKEWVASLSS; this comes from the coding sequence GTGAAAGAATTAGAGGATTTTTCAAAGCAGGTTTCTGATGCTCATGGCTTGGTCCTGCTGGATTTTTGGGCTGAATGGTGTGGTCCCTGTAAACAAATGATTCCTGTACTCCAGGCTTTTTCTGAAGTTTCTCCTCATGTATCTGTCTATAAGGTAAACATAGATGGCCCAAAGCAGGCTCTGGCGATCGAAAATGGTGTTAGAGCGGTTCCTACATTGATCTTGTTCAAAGATGGGAAGATGCTTGACCGAAAAGTCGGGATGCTCTCCTTATCCCAGATCAAAGAATGGGTTGCGTCCTTGTCCAGTTGA
- the rplS gene encoding 50S ribosomal protein L19 codes for MNVLAAFDENQRKVLSEGREYPEFRSGYAMSVEFYVQGTSGRTQVFKGLCIAKSNKGVHSSFTLRKLSVHDVYVERTFCLYWPSIKSISVERKGKVRRAKLYYIRALAGKATRIRKEYRDVK; via the coding sequence ATGAATGTTTTAGCCGCTTTTGATGAAAATCAAAGGAAAGTACTTTCCGAAGGCAGGGAGTATCCAGAGTTCAGATCTGGTTATGCTATGAGTGTTGAGTTTTACGTTCAAGGTACGTCTGGACGTACCCAGGTCTTTAAGGGACTTTGTATTGCAAAGAGTAATAAGGGTGTCCACTCATCCTTCACTTTGAGGAAACTTTCCGTGCACGATGTCTATGTCGAACGAACCTTTTGTCTGTACTGGCCTTCCATCAAGTCCATCTCCGTCGAGAGGAAAGGTAAGGTGAGGAGGGCGAAGCTCTACTATATTAGGGCCCTAGCCGGCAAGGCAACTAGAATAAGAAAGGAATATAGGGACGTAAAGTGA
- the trmD gene encoding tRNA (guanosine(37)-N1)-methyltransferase TrmD gives MHFTVLTMFPEVFPGPLGVSVVGRGLSRGCWSLEVVPIRRFATKTRVDDTPYGGGPGMVMRPDVLGDALEYALSVREVNRRVFLSPRGPKFTHKSIAGFVDAESVLLVCGRFEGVDQRFLDYYNFEELSVGDYVLSGGEIAAMAVMDSCVRQIPGVLGNAKSLECESLTSSSLEHDHYTRPSAWRGLMVPEVLLSGDHRKIGEWRASSAGHITRRIRPDLVGE, from the coding sequence GTGCACTTTACTGTCTTGACTATGTTCCCAGAAGTCTTCCCCGGACCTCTAGGTGTCTCGGTTGTCGGTAGGGGGCTCAGTAGAGGATGTTGGTCTCTCGAAGTCGTTCCGATCAGACGGTTCGCTACGAAGACTCGCGTCGATGATACCCCGTATGGGGGTGGTCCTGGAATGGTGATGCGTCCCGATGTTCTTGGTGACGCGCTTGAGTATGCTCTTTCAGTCCGTGAAGTAAATAGGAGGGTTTTCCTCAGTCCCAGAGGACCTAAGTTTACTCATAAATCGATTGCGGGTTTCGTCGATGCTGAAAGTGTTTTGTTGGTCTGCGGACGATTTGAAGGAGTTGACCAAAGGTTCTTGGATTACTATAATTTTGAGGAACTCAGTGTTGGGGATTACGTTCTATCTGGCGGTGAGATCGCAGCGATGGCCGTGATGGATAGCTGTGTCAGGCAGATCCCTGGGGTGTTGGGTAATGCTAAGAGCCTCGAGTGCGAAAGTCTGACTAGCTCCTCTTTAGAGCATGATCACTACACCAGGCCGAGCGCTTGGAGGGGTTTGATGGTTCCCGAAGTGTTGCTCAGCGGTGATCATAGAAAGATAGGTGAGTGGCGCGCTTCTTCCGCGGGACATATAACTAGGAGAATTAGGCCCGATCTAGTAGGTGAATAG
- the rpmA gene encoding 50S ribosomal protein L27 — MATKKAGGSSSNGRDSIGKRLGVKKFGSESVIPGNIIVRQRGTKFHPGKNVGIGRDHTLFALKSGVVSFSVGLNGRHFVHVL; from the coding sequence ATGGCAACGAAGAAAGCCGGTGGTAGTAGTAGTAACGGTAGAGATTCCATAGGTAAAAGGCTCGGCGTTAAGAAGTTCGGTAGTGAGAGCGTCATTCCTGGTAACATAATAGTGAGACAGCGTGGTACAAAGTTCCATCCTGGGAAGAATGTCGGCATCGGCAGGGATCACACTCTGTTCGCACTGAAATCTGGGGTTGTTTCTTTTTCCGTGGGCCTGAATGGTAGACATTTCGTGCACGTGTTGTGA
- the rplU gene encoding 50S ribosomal protein L21, producing MLAVVEQGNKQYLVKRGQVIKVEKIVAELGQEIEMSSVKYVLDEKSKSIFGSGTVRAEVISMERDKKLVIFKKRRRKNSRRKNGHRQSVTVLRIKDIVI from the coding sequence ATGCTTGCAGTAGTTGAGCAAGGTAACAAGCAATACCTCGTGAAAAGAGGGCAAGTTATCAAAGTGGAAAAAATTGTGGCCGAACTTGGTCAGGAGATAGAGATGTCTTCCGTCAAGTATGTGCTTGATGAGAAATCAAAATCCATTTTCGGTTCCGGTACTGTCAGGGCTGAGGTGATTTCCATGGAAAGAGATAAGAAGCTGGTTATCTTCAAGAAAAGACGCAGAAAGAACTCTCGTAGAAAGAATGGTCATAGACAGTCCGTGACTGTGCTTAGGATTAAGGATATCGTGATTTGA
- the recR gene encoding recombination mediator RecR encodes MDGKIKALIALAENLPGLGPKSARRIVLHLLKTKETKLLKFIDAMQVLYDTIRSCESCGNLESVSPCSICTNDRRDSSILCIVEEITDLWAIERAGVHNGKYHVLNGALSVINGITPESLQIESLREKVVETGVKELIIATNSTIEGQTTAQYIVDLFKNVPVKLSFLAHGIPVGSEMDYLDDGTLAIAFTNRRSA; translated from the coding sequence ATGGATGGAAAAATAAAGGCTCTGATTGCGCTAGCAGAAAATTTACCCGGTTTGGGGCCTAAGTCAGCTAGGAGGATAGTGCTGCATCTTCTGAAGACTAAGGAAACGAAGTTGTTAAAATTTATCGATGCGATGCAAGTCCTATACGATACAATCAGAAGCTGTGAATCCTGTGGGAATCTCGAAAGCGTATCACCTTGTTCGATTTGTACGAATGATCGCAGGGACTCCAGTATTCTATGTATTGTCGAGGAGATTACTGATTTATGGGCAATCGAGAGGGCTGGTGTACACAACGGAAAATATCACGTATTGAATGGTGCTCTATCAGTGATAAATGGCATCACCCCTGAGTCCCTACAAATAGAAAGTTTAAGGGAGAAAGTTGTTGAAACAGGCGTCAAGGAGTTGATCATTGCCACTAATTCGACAATCGAGGGACAAACAACTGCTCAGTATATCGTAGATCTCTTTAAGAATGTGCCAGTCAAGCTATCGTTTCTGGCACACGGTATACCCGTCGGAAGCGAGATGGATTATCTAGATGATGGAACTTTGGCCATAGCATTTACTAATCGTAGGTCAGCGTGA
- a CDS encoding thioredoxin domain-containing protein produces the protein MFSRVPWVLLVFAASLLLDFFSSTALAFDPLRFNPETITVDKNISLPKDHAIGSTDAPVTVIDYSSFSCTHCKTAFEELIRPLHESYVKQGKVLLIMRHFPLDYLSFSASVFLECYRQHVESDNDKFLNITGVLFDIGAEARNKEDLTSRLDKIILDSGLSESVRKEFSSCMNDLDVKNEVLHSKLFAIKQLEIAGTPVLYINGERYTGKFNFSNFSDRIERALGKK, from the coding sequence ATGTTTTCCCGTGTACCTTGGGTCCTATTAGTCTTCGCGGCTTCGCTGTTATTGGACTTTTTCTCTTCGACTGCGTTGGCTTTCGACCCGCTGCGTTTTAATCCCGAGACAATCACCGTGGATAAGAATATTTCGCTGCCTAAAGATCACGCGATTGGCAGCACAGATGCACCTGTTACGGTCATAGACTATTCTTCCTTTTCTTGTACGCATTGCAAAACTGCTTTTGAAGAATTAATTAGGCCCTTACACGAAAGTTACGTCAAACAAGGGAAGGTCTTATTAATCATGAGACATTTCCCATTGGATTATCTTTCATTCAGCGCTTCGGTTTTCTTGGAGTGTTATCGGCAGCACGTGGAGAGCGACAATGATAAGTTTCTGAATATCACAGGCGTGCTGTTTGACATCGGTGCGGAGGCCAGAAATAAAGAAGATCTGACAAGCAGGCTCGACAAGATCATTCTGGACAGCGGACTTTCGGAAAGTGTCCGTAAAGAGTTCTCGAGCTGCATGAATGATCTGGATGTAAAGAATGAAGTGTTACATTCAAAACTTTTTGCTATAAAGCAATTGGAGATTGCTGGTACACCCGTGCTCTACATCAACGGCGAACGATATACCGGGAAATTCAATTTCTCTAACTTCTCAGATCGAATTGAAAGAGCTCTGGGTAAAAAATAG
- a CDS encoding DsbA family protein, with amino-acid sequence MRTFLLLLVLIAIASFPFISNWYYGVHKDAYETAQIESIVEKYIEKNPEKILESVSRYRLTQFEKQQQQRAQEIRSAITKHKNEIFDFNYPSRKVPDAKTTVVELFDASCGYCKIASQMLVRAMNDYPNANYILRNLPILGRNSMVAARYDLGFSLFIREKGLSFSKYLEFYLKLMDHSGQYDPEAILEMVSSLGFSKGEFQSFFEKNADKIDEMINKTVELATKLQLDGTPVFIVDEQIIQGANETELREALEKAK; translated from the coding sequence ATGCGGACTTTTCTGTTACTTTTAGTGCTCATTGCGATCGCGAGTTTCCCTTTTATTTCGAACTGGTATTACGGCGTCCACAAGGATGCTTATGAAACCGCACAGATAGAGAGTATAGTTGAGAAGTATATAGAAAAAAATCCGGAAAAAATTTTGGAATCTGTAAGTCGATATCGACTTACTCAGTTCGAGAAGCAGCAGCAACAGAGGGCTCAGGAAATAAGAAGTGCTATAACAAAACATAAAAATGAAATATTTGATTTCAATTATCCTTCTAGGAAAGTCCCGGATGCGAAGACTACCGTTGTCGAACTCTTTGATGCTTCATGCGGCTACTGTAAGATTGCATCCCAGATGCTGGTTAGGGCAATGAACGATTATCCGAATGCCAACTATATCTTGAGGAACCTTCCTATACTGGGACGGAACTCAATGGTTGCTGCCAGGTATGATCTCGGGTTTTCGCTGTTTATTAGAGAGAAGGGTTTATCTTTTTCCAAATACTTGGAATTTTATTTGAAACTCATGGATCATAGTGGACAGTATGATCCAGAAGCCATTCTTGAGATGGTTTCCAGTTTGGGATTCAGCAAGGGAGAGTTTCAAAGCTTCTTTGAGAAGAATGCAGATAAAATCGATGAGATGATCAATAAGACCGTGGAACTGGCAACGAAGCTACAGCTCGACGGTACACCGGTCTTTATCGTTGATGAGCAAATCATTCAAGGTGCCAATGAGACAGAGCTTCGTGAAGCTCTTGAGAAAGCTAAGTGA
- the ychF gene encoding redox-regulated ATPase YchF: MSLRCGIVGLPNVGKSTLFNAMTKTQAAEAANYPFCTIEPNIAKVPEYDPRLVQIAEISKAEKTIFSQLEIVDIAGLVQGANQGEGLGNKFLSHIREVDVIIHVLRCFSDDDIRHVHGKVDPLYDAEIIKMELLLADMQSLENRLKKSKTSKQLMEDALEILKKGDLHSTELLDERFKELQLLTSKPMLYVCNVEQENILSGNKFSTQIAEFAKTSNMESVVVSAAIEAEIALLESDEDRKVFLNEFGLEESQLNKVIRLGSRLLDLIVFFTAGEKEARAWSIKRNSTAPQAAGTIHTDFEKKFIKAETISFSDYIEFGGEQKCKSLGKMRIEGREYIVQDGDIIHFKHG; encoded by the coding sequence ATGAGCCTGAGATGCGGCATAGTAGGACTCCCAAATGTCGGAAAGTCAACACTGTTTAACGCGATGACAAAAACGCAAGCAGCAGAAGCTGCGAACTACCCATTCTGTACAATAGAGCCGAATATCGCGAAAGTCCCAGAGTATGATCCACGCTTAGTGCAAATAGCAGAGATCTCAAAAGCAGAGAAAACTATCTTCAGCCAACTCGAGATTGTTGATATAGCTGGGCTGGTACAAGGTGCAAATCAAGGCGAGGGTTTAGGTAATAAATTCCTATCCCACATTAGGGAGGTCGATGTCATAATACACGTACTTAGGTGCTTCTCAGATGATGATATAAGACATGTCCACGGAAAAGTGGATCCACTATATGATGCTGAAATCATCAAAATGGAGCTCCTACTCGCGGATATGCAAAGCCTGGAAAACCGCCTCAAAAAAAGCAAGACTTCCAAACAACTCATGGAAGATGCTCTAGAGATCCTGAAAAAAGGAGATTTGCATTCAACCGAATTACTAGACGAACGGTTCAAGGAGTTACAGCTCCTGACATCGAAGCCAATGTTGTATGTCTGCAACGTTGAACAGGAAAATATTCTTTCCGGTAACAAATTTAGTACACAGATAGCAGAATTCGCAAAAACGAGCAATATGGAGTCAGTGGTGGTCTCAGCGGCAATAGAGGCCGAAATCGCTCTCCTCGAATCAGATGAGGATCGCAAGGTCTTCTTGAACGAATTTGGTCTGGAAGAATCTCAATTGAATAAAGTAATCCGCTTGGGTTCAAGACTATTGGATCTGATTGTCTTCTTCACTGCCGGAGAAAAGGAAGCCCGAGCTTGGTCCATAAAACGAAACTCCACTGCACCTCAAGCAGCAGGCACTATACATACGGATTTCGAGAAAAAATTCATTAAAGCTGAAACAATAAGTTTCTCAGATTACATAGAGTTCGGCGGTGAACAAAAGTGTAAAAGTCTGGGCAAAATGAGGATAGAGGGACGCGAATATATAGTACAGGATGGCGATATAATACACTTTAAGCATGGATGA
- a CDS encoding M16 family metallopeptidase, which yields MLRNLILFIAFLVTTGCHAAEGTAFLKIDEIDSKYGIKAWFVSKHEIPLVFYSFTFKGTGYAYDSKEKLGISNLAVAVLKEGASDISSKDFMKTLGKLGGKISYDLESNSLTVTVSAPKENIRQAVELFCQSVSKPRLDEETLSKVKSMQIAQLKREEDNLSSVARMEFLKVAFPNSGYSNNPYGKESTINAITAEDIRKHVVNTFNRISMRVAVLGNTSSDEVKAVLDNYLIEFPLTVMEVRNLEQPEFSNKVNCVSIEKNVPQNIILFGQKGLSRTDENFYNLVVLNHILGGSGLESILMREIREKKGYTYGVYTKLYNMGVDLLLGIASTSGANAPEVANSILMLLKNLKQSGLDLATVEDAKTQLLDSFILGMDTSAHVLALLVGMQKADLGIDCIGKYMAGIQNVKGDSLNLFIKTFLDPKSMLFVNVGALASPVTGVKVCPLK from the coding sequence ATGCTCAGAAATCTTATCCTGTTTATTGCGTTTCTAGTCACGACTGGGTGTCATGCTGCTGAAGGAACTGCTTTCTTGAAGATTGATGAAATCGACAGTAAATACGGAATAAAGGCCTGGTTCGTCAGTAAGCATGAGATCCCATTGGTGTTTTATAGCTTTACTTTCAAAGGTACTGGCTACGCATATGACTCAAAAGAAAAGCTAGGAATTTCAAATTTGGCCGTGGCCGTATTGAAAGAGGGTGCTAGTGACATAAGTAGTAAGGATTTCATGAAGACCCTGGGAAAATTAGGAGGTAAAATTTCCTACGACCTAGAAAGTAACAGTCTCACGGTCACAGTCAGTGCTCCAAAGGAGAATATTAGACAGGCTGTAGAGCTTTTCTGCCAATCTGTTTCTAAGCCTAGACTTGATGAGGAAACTCTGTCTAAGGTGAAGAGTATGCAAATCGCGCAGCTCAAAAGGGAAGAAGATAATCTTTCATCTGTTGCGAGGATGGAATTCCTGAAAGTAGCATTCCCGAACTCTGGGTACTCGAATAATCCTTATGGGAAAGAATCTACCATAAACGCGATCACTGCAGAGGATATACGGAAACATGTTGTAAATACCTTCAATAGAATTAGTATGAGGGTCGCTGTCTTGGGTAACACTAGTTCTGATGAAGTTAAAGCTGTGTTAGACAATTATCTTATAGAGTTCCCGCTAACAGTAATGGAAGTAAGGAACCTTGAACAGCCTGAATTTTCTAATAAGGTAAACTGTGTCTCAATAGAGAAGAACGTTCCACAGAACATTATTTTGTTTGGGCAAAAGGGATTAAGTAGAACTGATGAGAATTTCTATAATTTAGTGGTTCTAAATCACATTTTGGGTGGTTCCGGTCTCGAGTCCATCCTGATGCGTGAAATCCGCGAAAAGAAAGGATACACGTATGGAGTATACACGAAATTGTATAATATGGGTGTCGATTTATTGCTTGGTATCGCTTCCACGAGTGGTGCCAACGCTCCTGAAGTTGCAAATAGTATCCTGATGCTTCTGAAAAATTTAAAACAGTCTGGATTGGATCTAGCGACCGTCGAAGACGCAAAAACTCAGTTGTTGGATTCCTTTATATTGGGGATGGATACTTCCGCGCATGTTCTTGCTCTGCTTGTGGGAATGCAGAAAGCTGATTTAGGGATCGATTGTATAGGGAAATACATGGCCGGTATACAGAATGTTAAGGGTGATAGCCTGAATCTCTTCATTAAGACCTTCTTAGATCCTAAATCCATGCTATTTGTGAATGTTGGCGCTCTTGCGTCTCCAGTCACAGGGGTGAAAGTTTGTCCACTGAAATAA